One Phalacrocorax aristotelis chromosome Z, bGulAri2.1, whole genome shotgun sequence DNA window includes the following coding sequences:
- the RPS23 gene encoding small ribosomal subunit protein uS12 → MGKCRGLRTARKLRSHRRDQKWHDKQYKKAHLGTALKANPFGGASHAKGIVLEKVGVEAKQPNSAIRKCVRVQLIKNGKKITAFVPNDGCLNFIEENDEVLVAGFGRKGHAVGDIPGVRFKVVKVANVSLLALYKGKKERPRS, encoded by the exons ATGG GGAAGTGCCGAGGGCTCCGTACGGCTCGGAAGCTCCGCAGCCACCGCCGCGACCAGAAGTGGCACGACAAGCAGTACAAGAAGGCCCACCTCGGGACGGCGCTGAAGGCCAACCCCTTCGGCGGCGCCTCCCACGCCAAGGGGATCGTCCTGGAGAAAGT TGGAGTAGAAGCTAAACAGCCCAACTCTGCCATCAGGAAATGTGTGAGAGTTCAGCTGATTAagaatggcaaaaaaataacagcttttgTTCCCAACGATGGCTGTCTGAACTTCATTGAG GAGAACGATGAAGTCCTGGTCGCTGGTTTCGGTCGGAAGGGTCATGCTGTTGGTGACATTCCTGGAGTTCGCTTCAAGGTTGTCAAAGTAGCCAATGTTTCTCTGTTGGCCTTGTacaagggcaagaaggagaggCCAAGATCATAA